CTCCACTCCCATTACAGGAGCTTCATCACTACTACGGACTGTTCCGCCCCTGAATCTGGCATCGGTACTTTCACCCTCGTGGGTCTTCCACTTGCGGCTTTTCCCTTAACATCCAGATCCAGGTTCCCAAGTTCCTAATCGAAGCCTGTACCAGGGTCACGCCACCTATATGCCGGTCACCATCTGGACAGTAAGCAGGTTTCCTCCAGACTTATCCCGGGATAGTTCCACCCCCCGGTTTAGATGACACTAGTAGTTCTTACGACACGTTCACGGTGGTTCACTTGTATTTGTCTCCTCTGGTACTCACCTGACGGGATCGCTGTCCCGCCTTTTCCCGTAACGTTCACTACCATGGCTCTTTACCAAACAAGTTTAAATGACCACCGAAGGTGAGTGGTGTGTTTTACGCCTTCATTTCTTCCATCTCTTTCCACAGAGTCTTACACAAAAAACTGAAGACCCTTTAGAAAGTTATGGAACGGATCTTCAGTTATTTGGTATGGAGTATTGTAATGGATTTTCTCAATTTACACGCCTCGCCTTCTTCTCAGCTGTGGATGGAGGTCATGTATCTCTTCAGAGCATCGGTCTTTACCTTCTCTAAATACCTATCCACATCTGCCAAATTCTCTCTTCTTTTCTCTCTAATGATCTCACCTCCTTCTCCACGGAGTTAAAACCTTGGACGTGTCATCAAAGAACTGAACGCACTCTCTCTTACCTTAGAAATCATCCTGTCTACTTCCTTCATGCTTCTCCTTTTCATCTTCATCCCTCCTCTTCTTAGAATCTTGGACTGAATAATAGATTGCTGTAAACGCTGTCTCTTTCACTCTCGATCAATCTGTCTATTGCCTTCAAGTTTCTCTTCTCTTTAAATCTCATCTACTCTCCTCCTTCTCTCTTACCTAACGTTAATCGGTCTAGCTCTCAGTGAATCTTCAACGATCTCCGGGTAGAACTCTCTTTCCTTGTAATGAATCTTCCTTTCTCTTCCTTTCATCTTTCTTACCTCCTTCATAGATACTGTGGGAAAGACTCCTTGGCAACCTTTTCCTTGAACTTCTGAACGGCTCTTTCAATGGAAGCTGGATCCTTAACTTTTCTCATATCTACACCCCTTTTTATTAATCTCAGGTTCTACATTCATAATATATCACAACAAAACATAAAAAGTCAAGGCGTCAACTAAAAGAATCTTCACTTACAATAACTAATTTTCAACTCAATTCCATAATTTGCTCTGTAATAAAGAAAAATAGTGAATGTCACCATCTTTCGTATGCTCTTTGGAGAAATATGCACTTCAATGACAAATGATTGTTTCCAAGTACTGCAAGATTGTTGGAAATGATCAACTTCACTGTGCATAAATTCTAGTTACTGCATCATAGAATCTCATAATAACCCAAATGGTGTACTCGTTTGCCTTCACTAAACAACTCGACTGGACGCCAGATGTATAATCTAAAAGAACTGAAGGAGGCAATTTTGATTGATGAAAGGAAGGCTGTTAACTGCCTAATATGCGGCTCGAAAACCGAAAGAATTGTTCACCGCAAATTCGGGGTGGGTTACAATTGCTGTGATAACTGCGGTTTCATCTCGAAACACGAGGCAGATCGGATCTCTCCGGAAGATGAATTAAAGATCTATAGAAGACACAACAACAGCATTGACGATCCGAGATACGTTGCCTATTTCAGAGACTTCATCGATACCGCAGTCACCGATTTTCTATCTGAAGGAAGAAGAGGGCTTGATTTTGGGAGTGGTCCGACACCGGTTCTTGCAAAGATACTTGAAAGGGATTATGGATTCAATATGGAGATATACGATTACTACTTCTCGCCAGAGAAGGTCTTTCTGGGGAAAAAGTACAACCTCATAACCTCAACAGAAGTCTTTGAACACCTAGATGAACCCATTGCGTATTTCAAAATGCTTTCCGACTGTCTAGAAGATGATGGAGTTCTATCAGTGATGACGCTCTTCCATCCTGAGGACAGACAGGAATTCATAGAATGGTACTACATGAGGGATATGAGTCACATATCTTTCTATACCTTAGATACAATGAAGAGAGTTTCTGAGATTGTCGGTCTCAACATAGTGTTTACCGATAACAGACGATACACCTCGTTCAAGTTAAACAGATAAGTGGCCGAGGACATTTATACAACAATAAACAGACCCTCTCTTTGAGGGTCTGTTTGCGATTTGGGAATTTCCGAACAGGGGTGGGGTTAGAATATCTGCATCTGTTTAATCGTGTCGTGTCGAACAGCAAAGCTGGTGTTTTTAAGTTCTGCATTAGGTTCTAGTTCTTGGATTATTCTAGTTGAAACAAGCAATATGTCAATTAACTCGACGTGACCGTTTCTTAAGTCTCT
This region of Mesotoga sp. Brook.08.105.5.1 genomic DNA includes:
- a CDS encoding class I SAM-dependent methyltransferase, with product MIDERKAVNCLICGSKTERIVHRKFGVGYNCCDNCGFISKHEADRISPEDELKIYRRHNNSIDDPRYVAYFRDFIDTAVTDFLSEGRRGLDFGSGPTPVLAKILERDYGFNMEIYDYYFSPEKVFLGKKYNLITSTEVFEHLDEPIAYFKMLSDCLEDDGVLSVMTLFHPEDRQEFIEWYYMRDMSHISFYTLDTMKRVSEIVGLNIVFTDNRRYTSFKLNR